The proteins below come from a single Tenuifilum thalassicum genomic window:
- a CDS encoding DUF5916 domain-containing protein — protein sequence MKRFVLFFYLFLVFGSYSFAGRGKEHLRVQRELTATRVKEHIHIDGRLNEQSWKIASKATDFILYEPYNGLKASQPTEVSVIYDDYAIYIGARLYDSAPDSIYRELGQRDKSDNLRSDVFSVYISTYNDGVNYLQFTVSASAVQTDIKITSNRGDRNWNAVWKSAVSFDKNGWYVEMEIPYSALRFANTSSQVWGVNFSRLIKRKNEVSTWNFVDKSLSGFVTQSGILKGISGIKPPLRLSFIPYVSGYLDQSTDDNSYSSRINGGMDLKLGIGQSFTLDATLIPDFGQVPSDDKILNLSPFEVKYDEARQFFTEGTELFNKGGIFYSRRIGGRPKGYSDAYDSLLTNEIVDQNPQETKMINATKLSGRFANGLGLGIFNAMTQNTYADILDTITGNRRRVLTQGFTNYNIFVLDQNLPNNSYVSLINTNVHRPSDNFTADVIATDFNVKNKKQEFAVRGKGAVSQRFLDSIERGYKANVVLSKISGNFQADIWTNIESKNYNPNDLGFLRSANEFSNGLSLEYKIFDPFWKFLNAEFEFDFHDSRLYSPRSFSRQSLGFGFRFMDVNNYFGRLSIHYNPRYGYDYYEPRVEGRKYKTPRVLWLQWFGSPDYRKTIAVDHRVAYWFSDMYNQKSYLVSLSPRIRFSNRLLAIYSLSYQSENNNIGYYDYDGTDVLFGSRKLVTITNTLNIQFAISPKSFFNIKARHYIRHYKYNDIYTLNLDGTLSLNNSVTDPENRNYNLFNIDMFYQWHFAPGSELVLAWKNQVEESLDNPVYNYMQNVENLWNSPKYNSFSIKILYYIDYQQLKKLRL from the coding sequence ATGAAGAGGTTTGTATTATTCTTTTACTTATTTCTTGTATTTGGATCTTATTCATTTGCTGGTAGAGGAAAAGAACATTTGAGAGTACAACGGGAACTAACTGCAACACGTGTAAAGGAGCACATTCATATTGACGGAAGGTTGAACGAACAGAGTTGGAAAATCGCTTCCAAAGCTACCGATTTCATCTTATACGAACCGTATAATGGATTAAAAGCTTCGCAACCTACCGAAGTGAGCGTTATATACGATGACTATGCCATTTACATAGGAGCGAGGTTATACGATTCAGCTCCCGATAGCATTTACCGTGAGCTTGGTCAACGTGATAAAAGCGATAACCTTCGGTCCGATGTTTTCAGTGTTTATATTAGTACTTATAACGATGGAGTAAACTATTTACAGTTTACAGTTTCGGCTTCGGCTGTGCAAACCGACATTAAGATTACTTCAAATAGGGGCGACCGAAATTGGAATGCGGTATGGAAGAGTGCTGTTTCTTTTGACAAAAATGGGTGGTATGTTGAAATGGAGATACCATACTCAGCTTTGCGATTTGCAAATACTTCTAGCCAAGTTTGGGGAGTAAACTTTTCACGCTTAATTAAGCGAAAGAACGAGGTTAGTACTTGGAATTTTGTTGATAAATCCCTTTCGGGCTTTGTAACACAGTCGGGGATACTAAAAGGTATCAGTGGAATTAAACCCCCTTTGAGGTTGTCGTTTATCCCTTATGTTTCGGGATATTTGGATCAATCTACAGATGATAACTCATATTCTTCAAGAATTAATGGCGGTATGGATTTGAAGCTTGGAATAGGCCAGAGCTTTACACTTGATGCAACCCTCATCCCCGATTTTGGCCAGGTGCCTTCCGACGATAAAATTCTTAACCTATCGCCATTTGAAGTTAAGTACGATGAAGCTCGCCAATTTTTCACAGAGGGAACTGAACTCTTTAATAAAGGTGGTATTTTTTACTCCCGTAGAATTGGTGGAAGACCTAAGGGATACTCCGATGCTTATGATTCGCTTCTAACCAATGAGATAGTTGATCAGAATCCTCAAGAAACTAAAATGATTAACGCTACAAAGCTTTCGGGCAGGTTTGCAAACGGGCTTGGTTTAGGTATTTTTAATGCAATGACTCAAAACACATATGCCGATATTTTAGATACTATTACAGGTAATAGGCGAAGGGTTCTAACACAAGGATTTACCAACTATAACATTTTTGTTCTCGATCAGAATTTACCTAACAATTCTTATGTTAGTCTGATAAATACAAATGTGCATCGCCCATCCGATAACTTTACTGCCGATGTTATTGCAACCGATTTTAATGTTAAAAACAAAAAACAAGAGTTTGCTGTAAGAGGGAAAGGCGCAGTGAGTCAACGCTTTTTGGATTCAATTGAAAGAGGGTACAAAGCAAATGTTGTATTATCAAAGATTAGTGGAAATTTTCAGGCAGATATTTGGACTAACATAGAGAGTAAGAACTATAATCCCAATGACCTTGGCTTTTTACGAAGTGCAAACGAGTTTTCAAATGGTTTAAGTTTGGAATACAAAATATTTGATCCTTTTTGGAAGTTCTTAAATGCTGAATTCGAATTTGATTTTCATGATTCTAGACTATACTCTCCCCGGAGCTTTAGTAGGCAGTCATTAGGGTTTGGATTTAGGTTTATGGATGTTAACAACTATTTTGGTAGGCTCAGCATTCACTATAATCCTCGTTATGGTTACGATTACTATGAACCTAGGGTTGAAGGGCGAAAATATAAGACTCCTAGAGTATTATGGTTGCAATGGTTTGGCTCTCCCGATTATAGGAAAACAATTGCAGTTGATCATCGCGTGGCATACTGGTTTTCGGATATGTATAACCAAAAATCCTACCTAGTTAGTCTAAGCCCCCGAATTCGTTTTTCGAACAGGCTCCTAGCTATTTATAGCCTCTCATACCAATCGGAAAATAACAATATTGGTTATTACGATTACGATGGTACAGATGTACTTTTTGGTAGCAGAAAACTTGTAACTATTACCAATACTCTTAACATTCAGTTTGCAATTTCCCCTAAATCGTTTTTTAACATAAAGGCCCGCCATTACATTAGGCACTACAAATACAATGATATTTACACGCTTAACCTCGATGGAACACTTTCTTTAAATAATAGCGTTACCGATCCCGAAAACCGAAACTACAACCTCTTCAATATCGACATGTTTTACCAATGGCATTTTGCACCTGGTAGCGAGCTGGTTTTGGCTTGGAAAAACCAAGTTGAGGAATCGCTCGATAATCCTGTTTATAATTACATGCAAAATGTAGAGAATTTATGGAATAGCCCTAAGTATAATAGCTTTTCAATCAAGATTCTTTACTATATCGATTATCAGCAGCTAAAAAAACTCAGGTTGTAG
- a CDS encoding threonine aldolase family protein, with protein MFSRGFASDNNSGVHPNILKAINQVNDGHAIAYGDDPITQKAIERFKQIFGDDIEVFFVFIGSAANVLGLKALTQPHNAIICTETAHINVDECGAPERFTGCKLLTVPSTNGKLTIDGIKKHMHGFGFQHHSQPKVISISQVSELGTVYTIDEIKAIADFAHAHNMFLHMDGARLANAAVALNKGFREFTRDAGVDVLSFGGTKNGMMYGEAVVFFNKDLANDFMYTRKQGLQLASKMRYISAQFLAYLEDGQWDATAKHSNSMAKLLAERVSKIEGVEITQPVHANAVFAIIPPELIPKLQQEYFFYVWDEDRSEVRWMTSWDTTKDDIEQFANLLEDLMKTVRQ; from the coding sequence ATGTTTTCAAGAGGATTTGCAAGCGATAACAATTCAGGGGTTCACCCTAATATTCTTAAAGCTATTAACCAGGTAAACGATGGACATGCAATTGCTTATGGTGATGATCCTATAACACAAAAGGCAATAGAACGCTTTAAGCAGATTTTTGGTGACGACATTGAAGTTTTTTTTGTGTTTATAGGCTCTGCAGCCAATGTGCTTGGACTAAAGGCATTAACCCAACCCCATAATGCAATAATATGTACCGAGACAGCTCATATTAATGTTGATGAGTGTGGTGCTCCAGAGAGGTTTACTGGTTGCAAGCTACTAACTGTACCTTCCACTAATGGAAAGCTTACCATCGATGGAATTAAGAAGCACATGCACGGTTTTGGGTTCCAACATCATTCTCAACCTAAAGTCATTTCCATTTCACAGGTTAGTGAGCTTGGAACTGTTTATACCATTGACGAAATAAAAGCTATTGCCGATTTTGCTCATGCCCATAATATGTTCCTTCATATGGATGGAGCCAGGCTAGCAAATGCTGCTGTGGCTCTAAACAAAGGATTTCGTGAGTTTACACGCGATGCTGGTGTTGATGTACTCTCGTTTGGAGGAACTAAGAATGGAATGATGTATGGCGAGGCAGTAGTGTTCTTTAATAAGGACTTAGCAAACGATTTTATGTATACCCGTAAGCAAGGTTTACAGCTTGCTTCAAAAATGCGTTATATCTCTGCACAATTCCTAGCATACCTCGAAGATGGGCAATGGGATGCCACTGCAAAGCATTCTAATAGCATGGCTAAGCTCCTTGCCGAAAGGGTGTCTAAAATTGAAGGCGTAGAAATTACACAGCCGGTACACGCTAACGCTGTGTTTGCAATTATTCCCCCAGAGCTTATACCTAAACTCCAACAGGAGTACTTCTTTTATGTATGGGACGAGGACCGTTCTGAGGTTCGATGGATGACTTCGTGGGACACTACCAAGGATGATATTGAGCAATTTGCTAACCTTTTGGAAGACCTGATGAAAACGGTCAGACAATAG
- a CDS encoding LytR/AlgR family response regulator transcription factor: MIRCIAIDDEPLALKQIESYIDKTPFLEKIAVCDSALNALTVLKEEDVDLMFVDINMPDLNGMDFVKTLENPPRIIFTTAYSEYAVEGFKVDALDYLLKPISYSDFLKSANKAKAYFEMTSKKEVKVTEDSNFLFIKSEYKHIRINFDDIKYIESKSEYVRIHLVSSKPIMSLISLKTLEEKLPGNKFMRIHRSYIVNLEKVTIIERNRIVFDGDTYIPIGEQYKNQFQEFLNKNFL, from the coding sequence ATGATACGCTGCATAGCAATAGATGATGAGCCGCTGGCTCTAAAACAAATTGAATCGTATATCGATAAAACCCCATTTTTGGAAAAAATTGCGGTTTGCGATAGTGCGCTGAACGCCTTAACGGTTCTAAAAGAAGAGGATGTAGATTTAATGTTTGTTGATATTAACATGCCCGACTTGAATGGGATGGACTTTGTGAAAACGCTTGAAAATCCACCGCGTATAATTTTTACAACAGCCTATAGTGAGTATGCAGTTGAAGGTTTTAAAGTTGATGCCTTAGACTATCTGCTAAAGCCAATTAGCTATTCCGACTTTTTAAAATCGGCCAATAAGGCAAAAGCATACTTTGAAATGACTTCAAAAAAGGAGGTAAAAGTTACTGAGGATAGCAATTTCTTGTTTATCAAGTCGGAATATAAGCACATTCGCATCAATTTCGACGACATAAAATATATTGAGTCAAAAAGCGAGTACGTTAGAATACATCTTGTTAGCTCAAAACCAATAATGTCGCTAATCAGCCTTAAAACTCTTGAGGAAAAACTTCCAGGCAACAAGTTCATGCGTATACACCGCTCTTATATCGTTAATCTTGAAAAGGTTACCATAATAGAACGAAATCGAATAGTCTTTGATGGCGACACCTACATCCCTATAGGAGAACAGTATAAAAACCAGTTTCAGGAGTTTTTAAATAAGAACTTTCTTTAA
- a CDS encoding sensor histidine kinase has protein sequence MKEHKKILKLTEILLILVVWLVIILAPILFKESKEIDLIGSLSRQMETIIPLLLLFFVNRFILVPLFLFKGQSLKYIFSVLGIIIMLSGSLYVFHRNFSVQDRPNNAKVRMPNNQLPRPIVRPPDRLLENRRPQPIPQPMPPFANFLILSILVVGFDTGLRSTLRWFDVEQEKVKLEKENIDTQLVALRNQISPHFFMNTLNNIHSLVDIDTEEAKNSIIKLSKMMRYLLYETESEQTTLKREIEFIQSYVDLMRLRFNDKVNIMLNLPKEIPNKTLPPFLFISLIENAFKHGISYKDKSFIQIDLIVGANKLLFTVKNSKSDEKQNDGHSGIGVENTRRRLDLIYGNRYNMDIIENDTQFTVNLSIPI, from the coding sequence ATGAAAGAGCATAAAAAGATACTAAAACTAACCGAGATCCTACTGATTCTAGTTGTATGGCTAGTAATAATACTAGCACCAATACTTTTCAAAGAATCAAAAGAGATTGACCTTATTGGGAGTCTGTCAAGACAGATGGAAACCATTATCCCACTTCTACTTTTGTTTTTTGTAAATCGATTTATACTGGTTCCCCTTTTCCTATTTAAGGGACAATCACTTAAATATATTTTTTCGGTTTTAGGAATAATAATAATGCTCTCTGGAAGCTTATATGTGTTCCATAGGAATTTTAGTGTGCAAGACAGACCTAATAACGCAAAAGTTAGAATGCCCAACAACCAGCTGCCAAGACCAATAGTGAGACCACCCGATAGGCTTCTAGAAAATAGACGTCCCCAGCCTATCCCCCAACCCATGCCACCATTTGCTAACTTTCTGATTCTGTCAATCCTGGTTGTTGGTTTTGATACTGGTTTACGCTCTACTCTAAGATGGTTCGACGTAGAACAGGAAAAGGTAAAACTCGAAAAGGAGAATATCGACACCCAGCTGGTCGCTCTTAGGAACCAGATTAGCCCACACTTCTTTATGAATACCCTAAACAACATTCATTCTTTGGTTGATATTGACACCGAAGAGGCTAAGAATTCCATCATTAAGCTCTCAAAAATGATGCGCTACCTACTTTACGAAACCGAATCAGAACAAACTACCCTAAAGCGTGAAATTGAATTCATTCAAAGCTATGTCGACCTAATGCGTCTTAGATTCAATGATAAGGTAAATATCATGCTAAACCTACCCAAAGAAATACCCAACAAAACCCTTCCTCCATTTCTTTTCATTTCGTTAATTGAGAATGCCTTTAAGCATGGAATTAGCTATAAGGATAAATCGTTTATTCAAATTGATTTAATAGTAGGTGCCAACAAACTTTTGTTTACGGTCAAGAATAGCAAATCGGACGAAAAACAAAATGACGGGCACTCTGGTATTGGCGTTGAGAATACTCGTCGTCGGCTCGACTTAATCTATGGCAATCGATATAATATGGATATTATTGAGAACGATACTCAATTTACAGTTAACCTTTCAATACCAATATGA